A single genomic interval of Antechinus flavipes isolate AdamAnt ecotype Samford, QLD, Australia chromosome 1, AdamAnt_v2, whole genome shotgun sequence harbors:
- the LOC127545914 gene encoding zinc finger protein 260-like, whose protein sequence is MEGSGYKYTCVCEYICVVSVFNLLLSFFFSEREIILDIKESTRDLSPFVVESLKPRFINDVPLSQKEICDKYEKIHIGEKSYEHKQRGKTFTKRGTITRHDRINTGEKPYECKQCGKAFTKKKVLIVHQRIHTGEKPYKCNQCGKTFTKREVLTVHQRIHTGEKPYKCNQCGKDYREKGALIVHRRIHTGEKPYECSHCGKTFRQKGALIVHQRIHTGEKPYKCNQCEKAFTEKDSLTVHQRIHTGEKPYKCNQCGKAFTKRESLTVHQRIHTGEKPYKCNQCGKAFTKRTALTVHRRIHTGEKPYKCNQCGKAFAQRGTLTGHQRIHTGEKPYKCDQCGKAFTERGTLTEHLRIHTGEKPYECNQCGKTFRQKGALIVHQRTHTGEKPYKCNQCGKAFTERRTLTGHQSIHTGEKAYECNQCGKGFAKRESLSAHQRIHTGEKPYECNKCGKAFIKREALTVHQRIHTGEKPYKCNHCGKTFTQRGTLTAHQRSHTGKKFYKCNLSGKAFRGRRTLS, encoded by the coding sequence ATGGAGGGAAGTGgctataaatatacatgtgtgtgtgaatacatatGTGTGGTGTCTGTATTCAatttattgttgtctttttttttttcagaaagagagATTATACTTGACATTAAGGAAAGTACTAGAGATCTAAGCCCTTTTGTGGTAGAATCTCTCAAGCCAAGATTCATCAATGATGTTCCTTTATCACAGAAAGAGATCTGTGATAAATATGAGAAAATCCACATTGGTGAGAAATCTTATGAGCATAAGCAGAGAGGAAAGACTTTCACAAAAAGGGGAACTATTACTAGACATGACAGAATtaacactggagagaaaccttatgaatgtaagcaatgtggaaaagcttttacaaaaaagaaagttcttattgtgcatcaaagaatccacactggagagaaaccttataaatgtaaccaatgtggaaagacttttactaAAAGGGAAGtccttactgtacatcagagaatccacactggagagaaaccttacaaATGCAACCAATGTGGAAAGGACTATCGAGAAAAGGGAGCTCTTATTGTACATcggagaatccacactggagagaaaccttatgaatgtagcCATTGTGGGAAGACTTTTAGACAAAAAGGAgctcttattgtacatcagagaatccacactggagagaaaccttataaatgtaaccagtgtgaAAAGGCTTTTACAGAAAAGGACTCTCTTACTGTTCATCAGaggatccacactggagagaaaccttataaatgtaaccaatgtggaaaggcttttacaaaaaGGGAatctcttactgtacatcagagaatccacactggagagaaaccttataaatgtaaccaatgtggaaaggcttttacaaaaaGGACAGCTCTTACAGTACATCgaagaatccatactggagagaaaccttataaatgtaatcaatgtggaaaggcttttgcACAAAGAGGAACTCTTACTGGACACCAAAGAATCCATAcgggagagaaaccttataaatgtgaccaatgtggaaaagcttttacagaAAGGGGAACCCTTACTGAACACctgagaatccacactggagagaaaccttatgaatgtaaccagtgtggaaagacttttaggcAAAAGGGAgctcttattgtacatcagagaactcacactggagagaaaccttataaatgtaaccagtgtggaaaagcttttacagaAAGGAGAACTCTTACTGGACATCAGAgcatccacactggagaaaaagcttatgaatgtaaccaatgtggaaagggttTTGCAAAAAGGGAATCTCTTAGTGcacatcaaagaatccacactggagagaaaccttatgaatgtaacaagtgtggaaaggcttttataaaAAGGGaagctcttactgtacatcaaagaatccacactggagagaaaccttataaatgtaatcattgCGGAAAGACTTTTACTCAAAGGGGAACTCTTACTGCACATCAGAGAAGCCACACtggaaagaaattttataaatgtaacCTATCTGGAAAGGCATTTAGAGGAAGGAGAACTCTTAGTTGA
- the LOC127545913 gene encoding zinc finger protein 260-like, with amino-acid sequence MKEHTTEQSLSVVESLKPRFISDSPANFTWKDICDTLKKIHIGEKSYKYNGSGKAFTKSESLTRYLQSIYTGEKPYECNQCEKAFKNQRALTVHQRIHTGEKPYECTQCGKPFRKQGALTVHQRIHTGEKPYICNQCGKTFRQKGALTVHQRIHTGEKPYKCNQCGEAFRKRESLTVHQRIHTGEKPYECTHCGKTFSYKRVLTAHQRIHTGEKPYECNQCEKTFIYKFNLSLHQRIHTGENPYKCKQCGKAFRKQGDLTVHQRIHTGEKPYICNQCEKTFRQKGALTVHQRIHTGEKPYKCNQCGKAFRKRESLTVHQRIHTGEKPYECIQCGKTFSCKRVLTAHQRIHTGEKLYECNQCEKTFIYKFNLSLHQRIHTGDNPYECKQCGKAFMQRGSLIAHQRMHTGENPYDCNQCGKAFTNQGTLTVHQRIHTGERPYECNQCGKTFRKKETLIVHQRIHTEEKPYECNQCGKAFTNQGALTVHQRIHTGEKPYKCNQCGKAFTQRGALTGHQRIHSGENPYECNQCGKAFKYKHSLPVHQRIHTGEKPYKCNQCGKTFRKKETLIVHQRIHTEEKPYECDQCGKAFRQKLYLTVHQRIHTGEKPYKCNQCGKAFTQRGALTGHQRIHSGENPYECNLCGKTFKCKSSLPVHQRIHTGEKPYKCNQCEKSFRKKETLIVHQRIHTEEKPYECNQCGKTFTQKVTLTAHQRIHTGEKPYKCNKCEKAFRKRGALTVHQRIHTGEKPYKCNQCGQAFIRRESLTGHQRIHTEEKSYECNQHRKGFI; translated from the coding sequence ATGAAGGAACATACTACAGAGCAAAGCCTTTCAGTGGTAGAATCTCTCAAGCCAAGATTCATCAGTGACAGTCCTGCTAACTTCACTTGGAAAGATATCTGTGATACACTTAAGAAAATCCACATTGGAGAGAAATCTTACAAATATAACGGaagtggaaaggctttcacaaaaAGTGAATCTCTTACTAGATATTTACAGAGCATttacactggagagaaaccttatgaatgtaaccagtgtgaaaaggcttttaaaaatcagagagctcttactgtacatcagaggatccacactggggagaaaccttatgaatgtaccCAGTGTGGAAAGCCTTTTAGAAAACAGGgagctcttactgtacatcaaaggatccacactggggagaaaccttatatatgcaaccagtgtggaaagacttttagacaAAAAGGAGCTCTCACTGTACATCAGaggatccacactggagagaaaccttataaatgtaaccaatgtggagaGGCTTTTAGAAAAAGGGAatctcttactgtacatcagagaatccacactggagaaaaaccttatgaatgtacccattgtggaaagactttcagctATAAGAGAGTTCTTACTGcacatcaaagaatccacactggagagaaaccttatgaatgtaatcagtgtgaaaaaacttttatttataagtttaatctttctttgcatcagagaatccatactggagagaatcCTTACAAATGTAagcaatgtggaaaggcttttagaaaacAGGGagatcttactgtacatcagagaatccacactggggagaaaccttatatATGCAACCAGTGTGAAAAGACTTTTAGACAAAAAGGAGCTCTCACTGTACATCAGaggatccacactggagagaaaccttataaatgtaatcaatgtggaaaggcttttagaaaaaGGGAatctcttactgtacatcagagaatccacactggagagaaaccttatgaatgtatcCAGTGTGGCAAGACTTTCAGCTGTAAGAGAGTTCTTACTGcacatcaaagaatccacactggagaaaaactttatgaatgtaaccagtgtgaaaaaacatttatttataagttTAATCTTTCTTTGCATCAGCGAATCCACACTGGAGACAATCCTTATGAATGTAAGCAATGCGGAAAGGCTTTTATGCAAAGGGGATCTCTTATTGCACATCAGAGAATGCACACTGGAGAGAATCCTTATGactgtaatcagtgtggaaaggcttttacaaatCAGGGaactcttactgtacatcagaggaTCCACACTGGGGAGagaccttatgaatgtaaccaatgtggaaagacttttaggaaaaaggaaactcttattgtacatcagagaatccacactgaagaaaaaccttatgagtgtaatcaatgtggaaaggcttttacaaatCAGGgagctcttactgtacatcagagaatccacactggggagaaaccttataaatgtaaccagtgtggaaaggcttttacacaaaGGGGAGCTCTTactggacatcagagaatccacagtggagagaacccttatgaatgtaaccaatgtggaaaggctttcaaaTACAAGCATAGTCTTCcggtacatcagagaatccacactggggagaaaccttataaatgtaaccagtgtggaaagacttttaggaaaaaggaaactcttattgtacatcagagaatccacactgaagagaaaccttatgaatgtgaccagtgtggaaaggcttttagacaaaagttatatcttactgtacatcagagaatccacactggggagaagccttataaatgtaaccaatgcggaaaggcttttacacaaaGGGGAGCTCTTactggacatcagagaatccacagtggagagaacccttatgaatgtaatctatgtggaaagactttcaaatGTAAGAGTAGTCTtcctgtacatcagagaatccacactggagagaaaccttataaatgtaaccagtgtgaAAAGTCTTTTAGGAAAAAGGAAactcttattgtacatcagagaatccacactgaagagaaaccttatgaatgtaatcagtgtggaaagacttttacgcAAAAGGTAACTCTTACTGcacatcaaagaatccacactggagagaaaccttataaatgtaataagTGTGAAAAGGCTTTTAGAAAACGGGgagctcttactgtacatcagaggatccacactggagagaaaccttataaatgtaaccagtgtggacaGGCTTTTATAAGAAGGGAATCTCTTactggacatcagagaatccacactgaggagaaatcttatgaatgtaaccaacaTAGAAAGGGTTTTATATGA